A single window of Watersipora subatra chromosome 9, tzWatSuba1.1, whole genome shotgun sequence DNA harbors:
- the LOC137405231 gene encoding uncharacterized protein codes for MDIKPMPTRLQAIPSWQLRLQNKIKNLRKQVSRLSERSNHSLERPKREATIEALESAKQQLVALSARLKWYTKKRDNKRMNKLFINNPSRVLNFEVASICFPEEICFKQAKSQGDCCYNYDTFLLQCGLTVCRGGEVLLIGPIYSETTTFVPLNFEVASICFPEEICFKQAKSQGDCCYNYDTFLLQCGLTVCKGGEVLLVGPLYSETTTFVPEDWKTYAVVFVPFAVTIVVILSILGAAVVCYKKCNCPLKNRPTHTTNDLRCEGNNRVSNRRQYEGRRHSSPRMISERRLSIELLDAAGHDDSSVEIHLMPLGADAPHNHAEPPSYNEVVDTSSHVTPVNNMQSETSDDQLPSYSTVMQQGLMNISSIV; via the exons atggatattaagccaatgccaacaaggcttcaagccattccatcctggcagctgaggctacaaaataagatcaagaaCTTGCGCAAgcaagttagtaggctcagtgagagatctaaccacagtttggagcgtccaaaaagggaagccacaatagaagctctagaatctgccaaacagcagctagtagcactctcggcacgactgaagtgGTACACCAaaaagcgggataacaagagaatgaacaaactgttcatcaataatccatctagagt attaaactTCGAAGTGGCGAGTATTTGTTTCCCTGAAGAGATCTGCTTCAAGCAGGCAAAATCTCAAGGAGATTGCTGTTACAACTATGATACCTTCTTACTGCAATGTGGTCTAACCGTCTGCAGAGGTGGTGAAGTTCTTCTCATTGGACCAATTTACTCCGAGACAACTACCTTTGTACC attaaactTCGAAGTGGCGAGTATTTGTTTCCCTGAAGAGATCTGCTTCAAGCAGGCAAAATCTCAAGGAGATTGCTGTTACAACTATGATACCTTCCTACTGCAATGTGGTCTAACCGTCTGCAAAGGTGGTGAAGTTCTTCTCGTTGGACCACTTTACTCTGAGACAACTACCTTTGTACC GGAGGACTGGAAAACCTATGCTGTCGTTTTTGTGCCTTTCGCCGTAACGATAGTCGTAATATTAAGCATTCTCGGGGCTGCAGTAGTCTGCTACAAAAAGTGCAACTGTCCATTGAAGAATCGACCGACGCATACTACAAACGATTTGCGCTGCGAAGGTAATAATCGTGTCTCAAACAGACGACAATATGAAGGAAGAAGACACAGCAGTCCTAGAATGATATCAG AGAGAAGACTATCCATAGAACTATTAGACGCTGCCGGACATGATGACAGCTCAGTAGAAATCCATCTGATGCCTTTAGGTGCTGACGCTCCGCATAATCATGCTGAGCCTCCCTCTTATAATGAG GTTGTAGACACTTCAAGTCATGTGACTCCAGTTAATAATATGCAAAGTGAAACATCAGATGATCAGCTCCCATCGTACAGCACCGTTATGCAACAAGGGCTCATGAACATCTCTTCCATAGTCTAA